The genomic stretch AGAAGCCAGCAATTAGAAATTATTGGAGTGACAAGTTTTGAGACTACTCATCAAGCTTTCCCACAGGAGACACCAATTACTTTCTGCTTTCAGTGCTTGGCTACCCTCAACTCTTGCATCGTTTTTCTTGATTCCTGAAGAAAACAATGGCGGAAGCCCTCCTTTCTGCGTTCCTTGGAGTCCTCTTTGACCGTCTCTCGTCTCGGGAGTTGCTCAACTTTGCTCGCCGGGAGGGACTTGAGAAAAAGCTGGAAAAGTGGAGCAGAATGCTGCATAGAATTGAGGCAGTGCTTGCTGATGCGGAAGAGAAGCAAGATAATGGTGTGGCAGTGAAGAAGTGGCTGGATGATCTCAGAGACTTGGCTTACGATGTGGATGACATCCTCGATGAGTTCGCCACAAAAGCTTTGCAACAGAAACTGACAGGAGCAAATCAGGGGAGCACAAGTAAGGTACGGAACTTCATTCCTGCTTGTTGTACTGGTTTTACGATCAACAATAGGCTGGGGTCACAGATAGAGGAGATCACTGATCGATTCAACGAGATGGTGAAGCAAAAAGATGATCTGAAATTGTGTGAAAATGTTGATAGAAGGTCACGCAGAACAAGAGAGACACTGACGCCAACCTCTGTAGTGACCAAAGCTAATGTTTATGGgagggaaaaagataaagaggcTATACTTGAATTTCTGGTGGGTGAAAAATGTAGGGATGCTCAACTCTCTGTTATTCCTATAATTGGTATGGGGGGCATAGGAAAGACAACTCTTGCCCAGCTTGTGTACAATGATGAAAAAGTGCAGAGCTTTTTTGATATGAAGGCATGGGCTTGTGTTTCTGAAGATTTTGATGCTGTTAGGGtgacaaaaacaattttagaATCTCTCACCTCTGAAAACTGTGAGGGTAAGGATCTAAATTGGTTGCAAAACAAACTAAAGGAGAATCTGAAGGGGAAGAAGTTTTTAGTCGTTCTAGATGATCTTTGGAATGAAAACTACCATGACTGGAGTATCTTACGTGCTCCTTTCGAAGAAGGGGCATCGGGAAGTGCAATTGTCATCACAACTCGCAATGTGGGAGTTTCATCAAAGACGGGTACCATTCCAGCTGCTTACTCTCTCAAAGAGTTGTCAAATGATGTTTGCTTGTCTATATTGGCCCATCATGCATTGGGAACAAAAGACTTCAGTGCACATCTAAACCTAAAAGATATTGGTGAGGAAATAGTTGGAAGGTGTAAGGGCTCCCCTTTGGCAGCGAAAGTACTTGGAGGTGTCTTACGCAATAAAATGGAACCTATGAGTGGGAAGATGTATTGAAGAGCAAGATATGGGATTTACCAGAAGTGGGAAGTGAAATTGCACCGGCTCTTATGTTGAGCTATCATAATCTCCCTTCACATTTAAAGAGGTGCTTTATGTATTGCTCTGTACTTCCCAAGGACTATGAATTTGAGGAGAAACAGTTGGTTCTACTATGGATGGCAGAAGGTTTACTTCAACCACGAGATGAGAGAAAGCAAATGGAAGATTTGGGTAGCGAGTATTTTCACAATCTGCTGTCAAGGTCATTTTTCCAACAATCATTCAAGGATGAATCAAGGTTTCTTATGCATGACCTCATCAATGATTTGGCTCAATGGGTTGCAGGAGATATATGCTTTAAAATGGAGGATAGAATTGGGGGTAATAATGGAAGGAAACCTTCTACAAAGGCTCGACATTCGTCTTACCTAGGTGGTGAATTTGATGGCATTCAAAAGTTTGAGATTTTTAATGATCTCACATGTTTACGAACCTTCCTACCTCTTATGCTTCCATATCCAGGCAATTGTTACTTGACTAGTAATGTTCCTCTTGAATTATTGCCAAAATTGCAGCGCTTAAGGGTGCTCTCTTTGAGGGGATACAACATATTTGAGTTACCAGAGTCAATTGGTGATCTCAAGCATCTACGGTCCTTTGATCTTTCTCTCACTAAAATCAGAAGCTTGCCTGATTCAATAGCCACTCTCTATAATTTACAGACAATGATTTTGGAGGATTGTTCTAATCTAAAGAAATTGCCTTCAACGTTTGCTAACCTAGTCAATTTGCGACATCTCAACATTCAAGGAGCACGTGCATTGGATGCAATGCCTCCGCAAATGGGTAAATTAACTTGTCTCCAATCATTGTCTAATCTAGTTGTGGGAAAAGGTAGTTGTTCCGGGGTAAAGGAGTTAGGGCCTTTGTTGCATCTTCGAGAGACACTTTGCATTTCAGGATTGGAAAATGTGATTAATCTTGAGGAGGCGAGGGACGCTAGGTTAATTGAAAAACACAATCTCCATGGGTTGTCATTGAAATGGAGTAGAAACATAGATGAGTCACAAGATCGAAAAAGTGAATTAAAGGTACTTAACATGCTACAACCTCACAAGGGTTTAAAAGAGCTCACTATTAGACACTATGGCGGTGCAGAATTTCCAACTTGGTTAAGAGTTCCCTCATTTTGTAATATGATAGTTTTGAAGATTGAAAGTTGTGCAAAGTGCACAACCTTGCCAGCAGTGGGCCAGTTACCATCACTTAAAGAACTTTTCATCAAAGGCATGGCCAGTGTGAAAAATATTGGAAGTGAGTTTTGCGAGGAAGGTTGCTCACAAGCTTTCAAATCCTTGGAGATTTTGCGTTTCCAGAATATGCAAGAATGGGAGAACTGGATTCCTTGTGAAGAATTTCCAAAACTGCTTAAGCTTTCTTTTATAAGGTGTCCCAAGCTTGTCGGTAAGTTACCAAACCACCTTCCTTTATTACAAAACATTGTGATAAATCAATGTAGGCAATTGGTGGTTTCAATTTCATGCTTTCCAGAGCTATGCAAACTAAAAATTGAGGAATCAGAAGGGGTGGTGCATAGAGGCAAGGTTGACTTCGGTTCACTACGCTTCTCGtctctttcaacaatttcagaATTCACATGTCAAATAGAAGGGTTTATAATGGAAGGGCTGACAAGCGTGGAAGATTTGACGATTGAAACTTGTGAGGAGCTTACGCCTTTGTGGTCAAATGATGTGGGATTACTACAACATCTCCCATGTCTTCGTGTTTTGAATATTTCTAATTGTTCCAAACTTGTTTCTTTGGTGGCAAAAGAAGTGGAAGAGCAGCTACATTTGGGTTGGCCATCCAAACTCAAAGAAATCAGGATAAGAAATTGCGAGGTCCTAGAATCTTTACCCAAGTCAATGATGCACAACAACACGTGTGTTGAGTATATTCATATCAGTAACTGTCCTTCCCTTACGTACTTTGCAGTAGACCAACTACCTCCAATGCTAAAGCGGCTATATATAGAAGATTGTAATATGCTGATTTCGTTGGATGGGGATGATGTCAACAATTGTGGCAGCAGCACATCTCTTCTTGAGCACTTGATAATTATGAATTGTCCATCGCTCAAATCCTTAACACCAAGCAGAGAATTACCTACAACACTTAAATCCCTCACAATTTCGAATTGTAAGAATCTGGAGTCGATAGCGAAGAGCTTCCATCACAACTCGTCTCTTGAAGTGATTGATATCGAATCATGTGAGAATCTTAAATCCTTACCCATGGGCATACACAACCTCAGCCATCTggataatatttatattttcaaatgtcAAACTCTTGTTTCCTTCCCAGACAAAGGGTTGCTCCCTGCCAACCTGAGATCACTTTCGATTTTCGAATGTGAGAAAATGCAGGTCTCGCCCAACTGCATACAAAACCTCACCTCTCTTCAAGGATTGTGGATAAGAAAATGTCCAAGCATTAATGTATCATTTTCGGAAGTAGGTTTTCCCACCAGCCTAACATCACTTTCTATCGATGATATGGCGTCGTTTAACGAGGCCTTTTTTGAGGGGGGATTGTACAAGCTTACCTCTCTTAAAAAACTTGATATTTTCGGTCACTCTCCGCATCTGGTGTCCTTCCCAGAGATGATGCTACCTGTCTCTCTAACCAGCCTCATCATCAGAGACTTCCCGGATTTGAAATGCTTATCTTCCAAAGGCTTTCAAAACCTTGCCtctcttcaatttttgtttatcttGGATTGTGAAAAGCTCACGTCCTTCCCAGAGGATGGCTTCTCTCCCTCACTCCTGCGGCTTTATATCCAGAGATGTCCTCTACTAGAAAAACGTTGCAAGAAAGATCGAGGACCAGAGTGGTTCAAGATAGCCCACATCCCTTGCATTGTAATTGATGGGAGATTAATTTATGAACCAGAATAGGAGAATCCGTGAATCCGAGTTTTGTTTGATGCAAGTAAAGTTTCAAGAAATAAATCCAAAGGTCAGTTTA from Corylus avellana chromosome ca1, CavTom2PMs-1.0 encodes the following:
- the LOC132185826 gene encoding putative disease resistance RPP13-like protein 1, whose amino-acid sequence is MAEALLSAFLGVLFDRLSSRELLNFARREGLEKKLEKWSRMLHRIEAVLADAEEKQDNGVAVKKWLDDLRDLAYDVDDILDEFATKALQQKLTGANQGSTSKVRNFIPACCTGFTINNRLGSQIEEITDRFNEMVKQKDDLKLCENVDRRSRRTRETLTPTSVVTKANVYGREKDKEAILEFLVGEKCRDAQLSVIPIIGMGGIGKTTLAQLVYNDEKVQSFFDMKAWACVSEDFDAVRVTKTILESLTSENCEGKDLNWLQNKLKENLKGKKFLVVLDDLWNENYHDWSILRAPFEEGASGSAIVITTRNVGVSSKTGTIPAAYSLKELSNDVCLSILAHHALGTKDFSAHLNLKDIGEEIVGRCKGSPLAAKVLGGVLRNKMEPMSGKMY
- the LOC132185795 gene encoding putative disease resistance protein At3g14460, translating into MLSYHNLPSHLKRCFMYCSVLPKDYEFEEKQLVLLWMAEGLLQPRDERKQMEDLGSEYFHNLLSRSFFQQSFKDESRFLMHDLINDLAQWVAGDICFKMEDRIGGNNGRKPSTKARHSSYLGGEFDGIQKFEIFNDLTCLRTFLPLMLPYPGNCYLTSNVPLELLPKLQRLRVLSLRGYNIFELPESIGDLKHLRSFDLSLTKIRSLPDSIATLYNLQTMILEDCSNLKKLPSTFANLVNLRHLNIQGARALDAMPPQMGKLTCLQSLSNLVVGKGSCSGVKELGPLLHLRETLCISGLENVINLEEARDARLIEKHNLHGLSLKWSRNIDESQDRKSELKVLNMLQPHKGLKELTIRHYGGAEFPTWLRVPSFCNMIVLKIESCAKCTTLPAVGQLPSLKELFIKGMASVKNIGSEFCEEGCSQAFKSLEILRFQNMQEWENWIPCEEFPKLLKLSFIRCPKLVGKLPNHLPLLQNIVINQCRQLVVSISCFPELCKLKIEESEGVVHRGKVDFGSLRFSSLSTISEFTCQIEGFIMEGLTSVEDLTIETCEELTPLWSNDVGLLQHLPCLRVLNISNCSKLVSLVAKEVEEQLHLGWPSKLKEIRIRNCEVLESLPKSMMHNNTCVEYIHISNCPSLTYFAVDQLPPMLKRLYIEDCNMLISLDGDDVNNCGSSTSLLEHLIIMNCPSLKSLTPSRELPTTLKSLTISNCKNLESIAKSFHHNSSLEVIDIESCENLKSLPMGIHNLSHLDNIYIFKCQTLVSFPDKGLLPANLRSLSIFECEKMQVSPNCIQNLTSLQGLWIRKCPSINVSFSEVGFPTSLTSLSIDDMASFNEAFFEGGLYKLTSLKKLDIFGHSPHLVSFPEMMLPVSLTSLIIRDFPDLKCLSSKGFQNLASLQFLFILDCEKLTSFPEDGFSPSLLRLYIQRCPLLEKRCKKDRGPEWFKIAHIPCIVIDGRLIYEPE